The following are encoded together in the Campylobacter devanensis genome:
- a CDS encoding flagellar assembly protein A, whose protein sequence is MVEDSKNPFDDFNAVSRSMGVPPEYLDFDILEIYTSYKNNPQSDMALATDMSIFDDDAFFVDEKLFIIQSYKVKFYDIRKESRAHLPKISLGANRTGTKVAVTIKEDTLAKYTPTFEKELVNAIYKKMLKAGFLIGIRDHGFRKKISKLASILRIKEIIDKSETIVIATGVEPEPSTDDKLIKYYKNNGKEDTGDDKTKGRRDIDRGFLHSVLEGDLIMEYLKPIRGKHGKNLKGQVIPVDDPKTTQEVQITVGPNIKVDEVVDCIKYIALKSGYVSEENNKFDIKEELDVNAINLKSTGSITTDLASDVKINVKESNYLKDAIGAGMKVETTEVRASGNVGPDAVIKAKTVVIEGNTHAQSKIYAQNANISLHMGFLECDEARIDRLEGGKVRAKVVHLNRVLGGDIEADEIYIQTLHSNSTLKASALISLEELKGDNNKFIVDVKNVLNANGDITAHSARMKVLEDELKALPKELEFKRNIIDSNKHSINMIKERLMQMRQEGTTPPAAFLKKLKDFQGLVAEYNQILKSINSKQSELATLKDELVSMESIIFNAKIINRDRWTELNEIKFKLIEPPIDIKYSTKENEIIRVMTLKAGVNGYEIKRSNEI, encoded by the coding sequence ATGGTAGAAGATAGCAAGAACCCTTTTGATGATTTTAATGCCGTTTCTAGAAGTATGGGAGTACCGCCAGAATATTTAGATTTTGATATTTTAGAGATTTATACCAGCTATAAAAATAACCCACAAAGCGATATGGCTTTAGCTACTGATATGAGTATATTTGATGATGATGCATTTTTTGTCGATGAGAAGTTATTTATCATTCAATCTTATAAGGTTAAATTTTATGATATTAGAAAAGAGAGTAGGGCTCACCTACCTAAAATTAGTCTAGGAGCCAATCGAACTGGTACCAAGGTTGCTGTCACGATAAAAGAAGATACATTAGCAAAGTATACACCAACATTTGAAAAAGAACTAGTAAATGCAATATATAAAAAGATGCTAAAGGCTGGATTTTTAATCGGTATTAGAGATCATGGTTTTAGAAAAAAAATATCCAAATTAGCCTCAATCTTAAGAATCAAAGAGATAATAGATAAATCTGAAACTATAGTAATTGCTACTGGAGTAGAACCAGAACCATCTACAGATGATAAGCTAATTAAATACTATAAAAATAATGGCAAAGAAGATACTGGTGATGATAAGACCAAAGGCAGAAGAGATATAGATAGGGGATTTTTACATAGTGTTTTAGAAGGTGATTTAATAATGGAATACCTAAAACCAATACGTGGTAAACATGGTAAAAATCTAAAAGGCCAAGTAATTCCAGTTGATGATCCAAAAACTACCCAAGAGGTTCAAATAACCGTTGGACCAAATATTAAAGTAGATGAGGTTGTAGATTGTATCAAATATATCGCTTTAAAAAGCGGTTATGTAAGTGAAGAGAATAATAAATTTGATATTAAAGAAGAATTAGATGTAAATGCGATAAATTTAAAATCAACCGGTTCGATTACTACCGATTTAGCATCTGATGTAAAGATAAATGTCAAGGAGAGCAATTACTTAAAAGATGCTATTGGTGCTGGAATGAAAGTTGAGACTACCGAAGTAAGAGCTAGTGGAAATGTAGGCCCTGATGCAGTTATAAAGGCTAAAACCGTAGTAATTGAGGGCAATACTCACGCCCAATCAAAGATATATGCGCAAAATGCAAATATCTCGTTACATATGGGATTTTTAGAGTGTGACGAGGCTCGCATAGATAGATTAGAAGGTGGCAAAGTGCGAGCCAAGGTAGTTCATCTAAATCGTGTTTTAGGTGGAGATATAGAAGCCGATGAGATATATATACAGACTTTGCACTCAAACTCAACGCTAAAAGCTTCAGCATTGATTAGTCTTGAAGAGTTAAAAGGTGATAATAATAAATTTATTGTTGATGTTAAGAATGTACTAAATGCAAATGGGGATATAACCGCTCATAGCGCAAGAATGAAAGTTTTAGAAGATGAATTAAAAGCACTTCCAAAAGAGCTTGAATTTAAAAGAAATATAATCGATAGTAATAAACATTCTATCAATATGATAAAAGAGCGTCTTATGCAAATGAGACAAGAAGGCACTACTCCACCAGCTGCATTTTTGAAAAAATTAAAAGATTTTCAAGGATTGGTAGCTGAGTATAATCAAATTTTAAAAAGCATAAATTCTAAGCAATCAGAATTAGCAACACTAAAAGATGAATTAGTAAGTATGGAGAGTATAATCTTTAATGCTAAAATTATAAATAGGGATCGTTGGACTGAGTTAAATGAGATTAAATTTAAACTTATTGAACCGCCAATTGATATAAAATACAGCACTAAAGAGAATGAGATTATTAGAGTAATGACTCTCAAAGCTGGCGTGAATGGATATGAGATAAAAAGGTCAAATGAGATATGA
- a CDS encoding CheB methylesterase domain-containing protein, translating into MKQKLILIGASTGGPGHLKKLLTGITLPSYASIIIAQHMSKNFVGSFANRLSQELNSEVELLNNKVTLKNKIYICEQNSIILNSQIPTANIDQSGITTTYNPNVNMLFKSAVPICKVIDVMGILLTGIGDDGASGLNELYKAGAKCIAENEQSAIVYGMPRRAKDINPNLEIANLDMIRTNLQRFII; encoded by the coding sequence TTGAAACAAAAGCTAATTTTAATCGGTGCATCCACTGGTGGTCCAGGTCATCTAAAAAAGCTTCTAACTGGTATTACTTTGCCATCATATGCCTCCATTATTATCGCTCAACATATGAGTAAAAATTTTGTTGGCTCTTTTGCTAATAGGCTTAGCCAAGAGCTAAACTCAGAAGTTGAGTTGCTAAATAATAAAGTAACACTAAAAAACAAAATCTATATCTGTGAGCAAAATAGCATTATTTTAAATTCTCAAATCCCAACTGCAAATATTGATCAAAGCGGAATTACTACTACATATAATCCAAATGTAAATATGTTATTTAAATCGGCTGTACCAATTTGCAAAGTAATTGATGTAATGGGAATACTGCTAACTGGCATTGGCGATGATGGTGCTAGTGGATTAAATGAACTATATAAAGCTGGTGCAAAATGTATAGCAGAAAATGAGCAATCAGCTATAGTTTATGGAATGCCTAGGCGTGCTAAAGATATAAATCCAAATTTAGAAATTGCCAATTTAGATATGATTAGAACAAATTTGCAAAGGTTTATCATATGA
- the ruvA gene encoding Holliday junction branch migration protein RuvA — MIKAIEGLITKKEPTQLWIKCAGITYGVNISLFTSAALQKGENIELYITQIIREDANLLYGFLKESEQRIFELLLKVNGIGASTAMAVCSSLNPDEFSAAVINGDDAVLKRVPGIGPKTARTLIAQLSDAKLVEISSASSSSSEAFMALESLGFKRDKISAALAKCTSNDTASLIKEALKILA; from the coding sequence ATGATAAAGGCAATCGAAGGGTTAATTACAAAAAAAGAACCAACTCAGCTTTGGATAAAGTGCGCTGGAATCACGTATGGAGTAAATATATCTTTATTTACTAGTGCAGCTTTGCAAAAGGGAGAAAATATAGAGTTATATATTACGCAGATTATTAGAGAAGATGCAAATTTATTATATGGATTTTTAAAAGAGAGTGAACAAAGAATATTTGAACTGCTTTTAAAAGTTAATGGTATTGGTGCTTCTACTGCGATGGCGGTTTGTTCATCTCTTAATCCTGATGAATTTAGCGCTGCTGTTATAAATGGGGATGATGCTGTACTAAAGCGAGTTCCAGGGATTGGACCAAAAACTGCTAGAACATTAATAGCCCAGTTGAGTGATGCAAAATTAGTCGAGATAAGTAGTGCTAGCAGTAGTAGTAGCGAGGCCTTTATGGCGCTAGAGAGTTTAGGCTTTAAGCGTGATAAAATAAGTGCTGCACTAGCTAAATGCACTAGCAATGATACGGCCTCTTTAATTAAAGAGGCGCTTAAAATATTGGCTTAA
- a CDS encoding CheR family methyltransferase, protein MSDFECSINDLLEFIELTKKYSGNDLISKKEIVKNKIAHFAKHKKIDSMHTLCGKFQHDKIFRQELLNLITINETYFMRELNQLNSAMQYANTLSISGNTVKILCAPCSSGEEVYSLGILAKTIGIDKYRLKITGIDINSNMIQKCKEGIYNERSVKNIRQSQKEIYFKKVNFDYKIKQELMPMIEFKTINIFNDSLFALGQFDIILSRNMMIYFDENYRLLTIERFAKILKPHGRIYFGSADLVPYCDLYNKIIDLSGTYYEKV, encoded by the coding sequence ATGAGCGACTTTGAATGCAGTATTAATGATCTTTTAGAATTTATCGAGCTAACTAAAAAATATAGCGGCAATGATTTAATAAGCAAAAAAGAGATTGTAAAAAATAAAATAGCTCATTTTGCCAAACATAAAAAGATAGATAGTATGCATACCTTGTGTGGCAAATTTCAGCATGATAAGATCTTTAGACAAGAACTTTTAAATTTAATAACCATAAATGAGACATATTTTATGCGTGAGCTAAACCAGCTAAACTCAGCTATGCAATATGCCAATACTCTAAGCATAAGTGGTAATACAGTTAAAATTTTATGCGCTCCATGTAGTAGCGGAGAAGAGGTGTATTCGCTTGGAATTTTAGCTAAAACCATTGGAATTGATAAATACCGCCTAAAAATCACTGGAATTGATATAAACTCTAATATGATTCAAAAATGCAAAGAGGGAATTTATAACGAACGATCAGTCAAAAATATTAGGCAATCTCAAAAAGAAATATATTTTAAAAAAGTCAATTTTGATTATAAAATTAAGCAAGAACTAATGCCAATGATTGAATTTAAAACTATAAATATATTTAATGATTCACTCTTTGCACTTGGGCAGTTTGATATTATTTTATCTAGAAATATGATGATATATTTTGATGAGAATTACCGACTTTTAACTATTGAGCGATTTGCCAAAATTTTAAAGCCACATGGGCGAATTTACTTTGGTAGTGCTGATTTGGTACCATACTGCGATCTATATAACAAAATAATAGATCTATCAGGTACATACTATGAAAAGGTATAA
- a CDS encoding MFS transporter — protein sequence MKKYYILLRYKPNLRILSSVQFICYFGMWFSHTGIFALLIELDAPVWAITLAAAMAFIPNVLLAPINGVIVDKFSPKKLMMFMLFIEIITVFMLIFIDDISLLWLLFIIIFVRMGVGVVYFQTEMSLLPNLMTKKNLKLANEIHSIIWAVSYTAGMGLAGIFIHYFGIKASFLFDFGLYIVGLGLISRLKAPVVIKTTSQNIFNMMKDGLGYIRANPVLMHIIFLHSFVGVTAYDNLVALMAKYQYKEIMSISLIIGFMNMTRAISLVVGPMILSKFIDNKTLIWLFIGEFLGIGLWAVLQFDYYLGLIGLVAAGFCTSTLWSYTFTMLQNSCDKRFYGRVIAYKDMVYYLASATISFMIGILYESGISLAMITFLMAVIFLFGALYYFILYRRYTFS from the coding sequence TTGAAAAAATATTATATTTTACTTCGATATAAGCCAAATTTAAGAATATTAAGTTCAGTGCAGTTTATATGTTATTTTGGTATGTGGTTTTCTCATACAGGGATTTTTGCTTTGCTTATTGAGCTTGATGCACCTGTGTGGGCTATTACTTTAGCTGCTGCAATGGCATTTATCCCAAATGTATTACTAGCACCAATAAATGGTGTTATTGTGGATAAATTTAGCCCTAAAAAATTAATGATGTTTATGCTTTTTATAGAGATTATTACTGTTTTTATGCTGATTTTTATAGATGATATTTCGTTGCTTTGGCTGCTTTTTATTATCATTTTTGTGCGGATGGGTGTTGGGGTTGTCTATTTTCAAACTGAGATGAGTCTACTACCAAATTTGATGACTAAAAAAAATTTAAAATTAGCTAATGAGATTCATTCTATCATTTGGGCAGTCTCATATACTGCTGGAATGGGGTTAGCTGGGATTTTTATCCACTATTTTGGGATAAAGGCGTCATTTTTGTTTGATTTTGGACTTTATATTGTGGGGTTAGGGCTTATTAGTAGGCTTAAAGCACCAGTAGTTATTAAAACAACTAGTCAAAATATTTTTAATATGATGAAAGATGGGCTAGGGTATATAAGAGCAAATCCAGTTTTAATGCATATAATATTTTTGCATTCATTTGTTGGGGTAACTGCGTATGATAATCTAGTAGCATTAATGGCAAAGTATCAATATAAGGAGATTATGAGTATTTCTCTTATAATTGGTTTTATGAATATGACTAGGGCGATTTCTTTAGTAGTTGGGCCTATGATTTTGAGCAAATTTATAGATAATAAAACACTGATATGGTTATTTATTGGGGAATTTTTAGGTATTGGGTTGTGGGCTGTGTTGCAGTTTGATTATTATTTAGGGTTAATTGGACTGGTAGCGGCTGGATTTTGTACATCTACACTATGGTCATATACTTTTACAATGTTACAAAATAGCTGCGATAAGAGATTTTATGGTAGAGTAATAGCCTATAAGGATATGGTATATTATTTGGCATCTGCTACCATATCCTTCATGATTGGGATACTTTATGAAAGTGGTATCAGTTTAGCGATGATTACCTTTTTAATGGCAGTTATATTTTTATTTGGTGCTTTGTATTATTTTATTCTATATAGGCGTTATACCTTTTCATAG